The DNA region AACGTGCGCCTTTACCACGGACAAGGTCCCTTCGCCCTACGGAACCTGGTGCCGCCTGGAAGCCTGAAGCGGGTGATCGTCAACTTCCCCGATCCCTGGCCCAAAAAGCGGCACCAGGAAAGAAGGCTTTTGCAGGAGGGCTTTTTCCGCAGGCTTTCCACCCGGCTTCTGGCAGGTGGGGACCTCCTCCTCACCACGGATCACGAGGAGTACTTCCACTTTGCCCTGGCGGAGGCGGAACGAACCGGGCTTTACCGGGTGGAGGTGAAGGACCCTCCCGAGGCCCATCTCCGCACCAAGTACGCCCTCAAGTGGCGGGAGGCAGGCCGCACCTTTTTCCATGCGGTCTTCACCAAGGTGGCCGAGGATCCCACGCCTTGGCCGCCCACGAGGAGGTATGAGGTGGCCCATGCGCTGTTAAAGGGGGAACTGCCCAAGGACCTGGCCCTTGCCAGGGTGCCCCTTCCCATCCCCGGGGGGGTGGCGGTCTTTCTGGAGGTGGCCCGGGGGGAGGAGGGGTTTTACGTGCTCACCCATGTGGAGGAGGAGGACCTCACCCAGGACCTGCTTTTAGAGGTGCGGAGGAGTTCCCACGGAATTTATGCGGGGGTGAGCCGCTTTGGTAGCCCCCTCATCACCGAGGGGGTGAAGGAGGCGGTGCGGGCCTTGGTGCGGGAGCTGGGGAGGAGGGGCCTAAAGGTTGTCCAGGACCATACCTAGCCCCCTAAAA from Thermus neutrinimicus includes:
- the trmB gene encoding tRNA (guanosine(46)-N7)-methyltransferase TrmB, with the translated sequence MLVRPALLPLWPPRVGDLFGREGPLVLEVGFGDGRFTAELAKAQPDWLILGAEVSAASVLRAYRRLKREGIGNVRLYHGQGPFALRNLVPPGSLKRVIVNFPDPWPKKRHQERRLLQEGFFRRLSTRLLAGGDLLLTTDHEEYFHFALAEAERTGLYRVEVKDPPEAHLRTKYALKWREAGRTFFHAVFTKVAEDPTPWPPTRRYEVAHALLKGELPKDLALARVPLPIPGGVAVFLEVARGEEGFYVLTHVEEEDLTQDLLLEVRRSSHGIYAGVSRFGSPLITEGVKEAVRALVRELGRRGLKVVQDHT